AGCCCGATGGCCATGTCGCTGTAGCCGCTGAAATCGAAATACAGCTGCAAGGTGTATGCCAGCGCACCCAGCCAGCTGTCGGCCAGCGTGGGACTGGTCTGCGCGAAGCTGGCGGTGACGAGGGGGGCGATGGTGTCGGCGATCAGCACCTTCTTGGCAAAACCGGTCATGAAGCGCGTGGCTCCATAGCTGAACTTTTCGAGCGTGTGGGTGCGGCTGCGGAACTGATCGGCCAGCAGGTTGTATTTCAGCACTGGCCCGGCGATCAGGTGTGGGAACAGGGCGATGAAGGCCGCGAAATCCAGCAGCTTATGCGTGGGCGGCTCTTCGCGGCGGTAGACATCGACGACGTAGCTGATGGCGTGGAAGATGAAGAAGCTCAGACCGATGGGCAGCAGGATTTTTGTCCAGGCGAAGGGGTGGAACCCGAAGGTCTGCGTGAGGGCATTGAAGGACTCGATGCCGAAGTTCGCGTACTTGAAATATCCCAGCGCACCCAGGTTGATGACGATGGACGCGGTGAGCAGTCCTCTGCGCCGGGGTCCGTCGGGCTGGCGGCCAAGCTGCACGCCGAACCAGTACGCAGCCAGCGTGATGGCGATGAGCAGCCACAGAAAATCGACACGCCACCACGCATACAGGGCGTAACTTCCGGTCAGGATCCAGCCGCTTCGCCACGACGTCGGCAGCAGGTAATAGACGATCAGGAAGACAGGGAGGAACAGAAAAAGGAAGACGTTCGAGCTGAAGACCATAGTGCCTCCTGAAGATCACAGTTGCTTCCTGACGACCACGGGTGCCTCGGAACGGAACTGGGTGGGCGAGCGGCCTGAGCAGAGCACGCAGCGGCTCAGCGGCCAGCACAGACCTCGACCTGAACGGTGCCGGTGGTGGAGGTGGGCCATGCCAGATGCAGCGGCGTTCCGGCAGGAGCGCTCAGCGTGGAGTAGAACTCGCCCTGATGCACCATGCGGCTGGAGTTGACCAGGGTCACGGGTGCCTGGGTTCCGGCGGTCAGCGTCACAGACTGCACAGACTTGTCATCGGCGGTGACATGCACGCGGGCGCCTGCCTGCACCGCACTGGCCGGAACATCCATGCCGCCTGCACTGCCTGCGCCCTTAAGGGCCTGTGCGGGGGCGCAGGGACCCTGCACGGCGGCCAGCACATCCCGGAAGTCGGCGTCTGTGGTGGAATCGCCGCCCAGGACAGGGAATTCCCAGATCAGGAGTTTGGGCGGATTGGCCTGAAACTGCGGGTCTCTCAGGTAATCTTTGAGGCTGTTGAAGACGCCGGCTGCTCCGTAGGCGACGTTCAGCAGATCTGTTTTCAGGCGGTCGCGCAGGGCACCGTCGAAGTTCAGGACCGGCAGGCTGTAACTGGCTCCTACCAGCACGACCGGGTGTTCGGCGGGACCGAGCAGGCCGCTGGAATCCGAGGGAAGCGCGATCAGATCGGCGGTGTTCTTGCCGTCGCTCACGGTCAGCGTGGTGATCGGCAGACCGAGCGGGCGGATATCACCGGGTGCAAACGCGGAATTGTGCCCGTTCCAGGCAGCGACACGGAAATCGAGGCGATTGGCTCCGGCGACGGCGTTGACGGTGTAGGTCTTGCTGATCTGTGCGCCCTTCGCCAGATTCTTGAGCGAGTCTGTGGCCGCGCCGTTCACACTGAGATCGACCTGCTGACCTTCGATCAGGTTGTAGGCCTTGAGGGTGATGGTGACGGGGCCAGCCGCCTTGAGGAAAAAGCTGACCGCGGCGCTTGGACCGTAAGCCCAGCGCTGTTTGCCGTTCTCGGAATCCCCGAAATTTCCGGCTGCGGCAGGCAGGTCGGTGTCCGGAACGGTCACGTCGCTCTGGAAGCTGTCGGGCGCGAGCGTCTCGCCGCACAGGTCCTTGGCTTTCGCGATCACGGGCTGGTTGACCGTCAGGCGCACAGCGTCTCCGACATCCAGCGTCACGAAGTCCTGTCGGGGCAGCGCGGCATACACCGGCTGACGTTTCACCAGCGTGGCGACGGCGTCAGCGGCCAGCCGTGCGCCTCTGGGCAGCCAGTGGATGTCTTTCGGAAAGCTGTTCTGGGCCAAAGCGGTGTCGAGCAGATCGGCAGCAGGCACACCGGCGGCGTTCAGCTCTCTGACCAGTGCATGGTAGAAGGCGCGGCCCCCGGCCACATCGAAGGCCGCTTCTGCGGGCACCTGCGGGTCGAGGGCGGCACCGGGCAGGATGGAACGGGCCGGAACAGGAGCGAGGACCAGCGTGGTGCCCCGCGCTTTGAGGGCTGCCGCGACCTGTCCGAAGCTGGGCGCGGCCTTGAGGGTCTGGGTCCACGGCTGGCCCATCCACTGTCCGCTGAGTTCATCCATGTAGTAGTACGAACCCTGCGTGCCGGGGTACATGCCGGCCTGTTTGATCAGTTTGGCGGCGCAGTCGGGCGTGACGCTCTGGGCAGCCGCGCCGGAGGCAGCCAGGGCGACCAGCACCGGGAGGAGGAAAGAGGATACGCGCATGAGTCAGGTCTCCTTGAGTGCCAGGGCTGTCAGGGTTTGGTCGTGCTGGCGACGAAGCTGGCCGTCATGGGCGAGCCGTCGAAGACAAACACGCTGTAGGCCTGCCAGACCTGAAGTTTGGTCGCTTCCAGGGTCGTCAGGGTCTGGCTGTCCCGGTCGACTCTGAGCTGGACGTTGACGGGATTGACGTTGAGGGTGTTGACACTGAGCGGACCCTGGTTCTTGAAAAGGGTCGCCTTGCCGTCGGCGGTCAGCAGCGAAACATTCGAGGTGCTGAGGTTGTACAGGCCGATGCGTACCTGCGCGACATTCGGGTTCGGTGCTTCGCTCAGGACCGTGAGGGCCGGTTTCTGGCGGGTTCCAGTCACGGCGACGGTGTAAAAGCGGCCAGCCGACAGGTGAAGGGCTTGCTGAAGCCGCAACCCATCGACTTCGAGCACAGGAGTTCCCTTGGGCACCATGTGATACGGGCCGACCTCGTGTGAGGCCAGAGCGGCTTCAAAGGCGCTTCCGGCGAGACTGAATTTCAGTGCCGAGCCGCTCAGGGCATTGACCACCCGCACGAACGATGCGTTCGGGGGCGGAGCTGCCTGATACAGGGTGTCCTGGGCAGAGGCCGTGCTGAGGAAAGTAGACGCGAGAAGGACCTTCAGGACAGATAGTTTCATTGGTTCTCCCAGAATTGAACGACGGCTCCGTTTTCCCTCTCTTCTTTCGAAGTGCGCGGATCGCTGGAAAGAAAACAGCCGGGACTGTGCCTGTAAGAGCGCTGAGCTGACAGGCATCGAGAACGACTTCAATGGCCACGAGGCACACTCAAGTCGTCGTACCTTAACGATAAATAAATGATCTTACGGTGAACTCACATTTTTGTCGCTAAATGCAGAATACTTAACATAGACGGCCGAACTTTCAGAAGTCGCTCTGAAAAGCTGACAGCAGGTGTCAGAACAATGACGTGTCGTGCCCGGTTGCGCTGGCCGAGCACGGGTTTCCGGGAGGCAGCGGGACTGGAAGGATCGGCGGCGCTGTCAAAGCGAGCTGTCATTCGCAGAACTGCTCTAGACTCGACGACACCTGGGTTCTGCCTGATCGTCCGGTACAGGAGCGCGGGCGAATCTGCAAGGAGTTCGAGGACATCGGCGGTTTCACGTCGCTGCGCGAGGAGGCAGAGCTTGAACAACGACCTGACACCGCACCCCTGGAAGACGGCCCGGCGCGTTCTGAGAGCCGCGCGGCTCCGTCTGGTCCTGACCGGGCCGCGGCCGGAATGCAGCGGTGGTTTCCGGTGAGGTCGACTCCGGCTTCAGCCCGGCATCAGCAGGCGACCCTGAGCGTGTCTGACCTGCCGGGAGCGGTGGGCTACCTGCTCGCTGGCGTGCCTTACGGGATAGCGTGGCCGCCCGACTCTTCGCGGGGAGCGCTGGCGGTCGCCATCCGACATGCCGCCGCACTGGGCATCACCGAGTTGACGTCGCCACTTCCTGACGATTCCTCGGCACGGCAGGCGGGAACTCTGGCGCTGGCCCTGTATCGGCTGGCGTCAGGACAGGCACTGAGCACGGAAGAACAGGCCGTTCTGCTGGCCCACCACGCCGGTGCAGAGCAGACGGAGGTGGTGATTCGCACCGATGGCAGCGCCGACAAGCAGGACGGAACGCTCAGCATCGGGTACACCCTGAACGACGCGCCCTACGCGGCGATGCTGCCCACGCCGGGGCACGAGAGTATGGCCGAGCGCGAGGCCATCCGCACGGCGCTGTCACACGCCCGGCTGCTCGGGTATAGCCGCTTCCGCGTGCGGAGCGATCACCTGTTTCATGTCCGGCGCTACGACGAAGACCTGATTCATCCGGAGCGGCGAAAGTCGGAGACGCTGGAACGGCTGGACGAGCTGGTGGCGTCGCTGGGGTCAACGATCACCTTCGAATACAGTGCCACCCGCGATACCGACGCGCCGCACCGGTTCGCCAATCATGCCCGCGCCCTGTACCGACTTGCACGGGAACAGCCGCTGTCGCCCAGTCAGCAGGTGGCGCTGCGGCGGGTACACTTCGCGCTGCGAACCGGAGAAACACGGCTGTACTGACGCCTCTCACGAAAAGGAATTGGCCGCTCGCAGGCGTGGGTGTTCGATGTCCCCGGTTTCTGCTGAAGCTTCGGCAGCTGTCCGGAGTGCTCGACTTCCGGTCCGTTCAGAGGCTGGGGCCAACCGCTGTTTCTGCGACTTGAGCGGCAGTGCAGAAGCCGCCACTGCTTTTCCGAAACCCCGGTCGATCCTGCCAAACATTCCCGACGCTGGTCCAGTCTCCTCTGCTGTCTTCAACCGGGCTTGAAGAAGTCGGCGAGAGCTCTGGCCATGCACCAGTGCGAAAAATCATTGGGGTGAAGCTGATCCTGCGCGACCAGTTCGCCGGGCGTCATGTTGGCCTGGGCCATCAGTCGAACACTCAGCTTGTAGCGTGCCAGAACGGGCACCCGCTGTTCCTGCCCCACCTCACTCACGGCCTTCAGAAACCGGTGATACTCGGAATTCGTGGCGAGCGAGGGCACATACTGACTGTCCAGCAGCACCACCTGAATCCGGTGGGCCTTCAGCTCCTGAACGAAGCCTGAAAGATTGCGCTTGAACGTCGCCACGTCCCGGTGCTGAAGGGCATCGTTCATGCCGCTCTGGAGCAGGACGACCGTGGGATTGAGCGCGTATACGTCCTGTGCACGGCGGGCCAGTTCAGCATCCAGCGTGTCGCCCCCGACGCCCTTATTCCAGACCACGGCGCTGCGGTACGCGGGCAACTGGTGCAGCATGCCCGTGAACTGGGCCACATACCCTTCTGCCAGGGTGCTCGCTCCGGCACCCGCCGTCGAGGAGGACCCCAGCGCCACGATTCTCGCTCCTCCAGACCGGGTAGCAGGCAAGCTGCCGTGCTCCTGTCCACCGGAAAGAGCGGTCTGGCACAGGCGATAGGCCGTCGGGGTAGGAGCCAGGCCCGGCTGTGCGGCTCCCAGTGTTCCGATGGCGGCCGCTGCAACAGCCAGTGCAGAAAATAATTTCAGACGAGGAGTTCTTAATCCGCCATCAACTTCTTCACAAACACCTGTCTGAGTTGTGAAAAATCCTCTATATTTGAAAGGACGCAACGGAGACAGCGTGAAAGACGCCATTCGAGCGGCTTTCATTTGCCCTGCAAGGAGTTCATGACGAAGACGCAACTGGCTGGGCTGGATCTGCTCCGTTTCCTCGCTGCGTTTTATATCGTGGTCTTTCACCTTGGCATTCACTTTAGCCAGGCACCTCTTACCCTTTTCTTCTCACGGGGTCCGTCGGCGACTTCTTTATTTTTCATTCTCTCCGGGTTCCTGTTGACGACGCTGTATGGGCGACGTCCTCTGGACTACGCGGAGCAGCAGCGCTTTATCTGGCGACGGGCGACGCGCATCCTGCCGCCCTACCTGATTGGCCTGGGACTGATGTTGGTGGTGCAGCGCTTCATGTACCTGCCGTCCTCTGACGTACTGATGTTCCTGACCATGACGCAGACGTGGTTCGTGGGCAGTTCACATCTGCTAAATGTCCCTGCATGGTCTGCCAGCTGTCTGATGTTCTTCTATCTCACGTTTCCGGTGGCTCTGAAGTTCTGGCAGCGCCGCTCCACGCCGATGCTGCTCGGTTCGCTGGCTGGACTCTGGCTGCTGGGAATGGGAATGGCGAATGTGCTCGTTCAGCATCCACTGACCTTCAATGCCGACGTATGGGCTCTGTATCTTCACAACAATCCGCTGATGCGCTGGCCGGAATTTATGTTGGGAATGGTCACTGCCCTCCTGATCGAGCGCCGGGCCTGGACGTGGCGGCCCCGCCCCGCGCTGCTCTGGGCAGGTTCAGGCAGTGTGTTTCTGGCGATGGCACTTCTGCCCCGTGACACGTTTGCTGCCGACAACGGAATATTTGCGCCCCTGTCACTGCTGCTCCTCCTGACAGCTCTGTCCTCGGGCGAGCGGCTCTCACCCTGGCTGAACCGTATCAGGGCGCGGCAGATCGCCAATTCGACGCTGGTGCTCTATATGATTCATCAGCCGGTCCAGATCGCGTTCAGGACACTCTGGAAGGAGCCAGTGCTGTCTGGCTGGCACATTGCGGTGTATCTGTGCTGCGTGTTGATTCTGTCCGTGCTGATCGATCACTCTTTTTGCCGTCCCGTCACACGCTGGTTACAGACGTTGAGCGAGACCAACATCGCTCTTCCCCGGCTGCCGGTGGTCTTTCGACGCCGCCGGGTCGTCCATCCTCTCAGGCACCGGACCGTGCAGTTCGAGAGTGCAGACGACTGAAGACACCGGCAAAGAAGTCGCGTCCCATGCCCGACACGCCGTACCGTATCCTGTTGCGCTTATGACGGGTCTTTTGGCGGGAGTGCGGTCTCTCCGGCATCTGCCAGGGTATTCATGGCGTCGAGGATCGCTTCCGGATCGGCGGGTTGCTGCATCACCTCGGCGTCGGCGTCGACGCGGTCGATCACGTTCGGCAGATCGCGCCGCAGCTCTTCGAGGAGCTGAATCGTCTTGGCGCTGCGCTGCTCGGTCAGCACGATGAACTGAAGCTGAAGCTGGGCACGCTGCTCGGCCAGCTGAGCCTGTCGGGCCTGCGAGACCAGGACGGTGGAGGCGACCAGCAGGCTGAGTGCGCCGATCAGTCCCTGAAGCCAGAAGAACGGCGGCTCGTCCCAGGGATGATGGGAGAAGAATTTCAGGTCGAGGTTCAGAAAGATCCAGAGCAGGAACAGGACTCCGGACGTGATGATGAAGGTGGGGCGGCTGAGCAGAATACCGACCTGTTCGATGGGCCGGTGCAGGTTGGTGAGCCCCGTCTCGGCCTGCTGCCTGAGCAGCTCGTTGACGGCTGTATTTTCCTGGATGAGCTGTGTCACGCGGTCGTCCTGTGCGTCGGGCATTCGTCATCATAGCCAGATGTCTCCACTGTCAGGCGTTCATCCAGCCGCGAACTCCAGCAGGTACAGGCGATGGCCGGAACTGCTGGAGGGCCAGCCGAAGAGCACCCGTGTACGGGTAAGGTGCAACTATGACGCAGCCTGTTTGCGCGGCCCTGTAGCTGTCTGCCTCCGTTCGGCACTGCCAGACGCCCTCAGGTCAGGATTCCTGCCTCAGAGCCCGGCGAGCGATCAACTTGCGGTAACGCGGCGTCGGGTCTTCGCCGGAGTGTTCGTTGCTGAAACCGCGTCCCGCCCCGTCCCGCGCCTGAACGACTTCCTTGTGGGCGGCCTTGCTGCTGTACATCAGCGTGTCTGCCCGGTGCAGCGCTTCGTCGAGCGTTTCCCAGGGTTCCACGGTGGTATGCCCAAAACTGACCGTGAAGCCCAGCCGACCCTGCCCCCCTTCTTTCAGGTGGTCGGTCAGCAGTGTCAGCTGCCTGCTGACCGTCTCGGAAGCACCCGTCAGCAGCACCATGAACTCGTCGCCGCCCAGCCGACCGATCAGATCATCCGGGCCAGCGATCTCCCGTATCACTCCGGCCAGGCGTTTCAGGCACTGATCTCCGGCGGCGTGCCCCTGCTGATCGTTCATTTCCTTGAACTCGTTGATGTCGAGCAGGACCAGGACCGAGGGGCGATAGCCCTTGCTCTGGGCTTTTGCTTCGAACGCCTGCCACAGCCCCCGCCGATTCAGCACCTGGGTCAGCGGGTCCTGGTAGGCGAGAAGTTCCAGCGTGTTGTGAAGGGCGTGGAGTTCCTGTCGACGCCGGTCTTCATGCAGAATCCAGAAGGCGAAGGTGCCGCCGACCGACATGACCAGCACGGCGGCATACATCAGGATATTCGGCAGATTCAGCCCGAACATCATCTCGGGATGCCTGCCCACCGCGAGCATGATCAGCCGGGGGATGGTGAGCAGGTGCACCACGCCGAAGACCGCCAGATTCAGTCCATACGCCTTTCTCAGAAACGGCTGCTGGTGAAACTGCCCCATGATGAGCCGGATCAGCTTCCATGCCATCACCAGCAGGTAGGCGGATGTCAGCAGGAACCGCGCCGTTCCGCTGGGAAAGATCGTCAGAACGGCGAGACACAGCAGGATCGTCACGATCAGCAGGCCGTGAATGCCCGAGACCTTGCTGGACGGCTCTCTGCCCGTAAAGCGCTCAAATGCCGATAAAAACAGCGCCATGCCGGTCATCACCAGGCCGTTGCCAATCAGCACACTGGGCAGCAGCGTCTGCTCTGTGCGCAGAAAGCCGACCAGCAGACCCAGCACGAGCGCCGCGTGTCCAACCGCCCAGCCACGCCAGCCGGGATAGGAGGGGCGCAGCCAGCCGAGTCCGAGCGTGAAGAGCGACACCAGCGATGTCACCAGCCACACCGTTCCGGAGAGGGCTGCCATTGGAAGGAGGGAATCGAGTGACATCTGCAAGGTCGTTCTCTGAACGTGCGCCAGTGCCCGCCACTGAGCAACCGGGTGAGCGTCTGCTTCCATTGGAACAGCTTCAGTCAGTTTTCACTATTACTTAATGCATATTTTAATGTTTGCCCGCGCTGATTAAGAAGCAAATGGAAATACATACAGACGAGCCGAATTCGGAGCGGCGCTGACAACCCGAGCGGAGCGGATTGAGAGAGCAGGTTTGCGATGTTCCCGCCCCCGCCCGTGTTCAGGAAATCTGAAGGATGGACAGCCCTTTAACGGCGTCTGGGTGCGGCTTCATCTTCAGGGAGAAGGCTGACCTCAAGGAGGAACTGCCATGTCAGAACTGTCTCAGCAGAGCCGTGAGCACCTCAGTGACCCGTCGTTCGCCTATATCGACAGCAACGGGGAACGCCATCTCCCCATCCATGACGAAGAACATGTCAGAAATGCCGCCTCTCGCTTTTCACAGACGCACTTCGAGAATGACGACGCCAGACAGAGCGCCGCTCGGCACATCGTGGCGGCTGCCAGAAAGCACGGCGTAGAACTGGCAGACGACGACGCGGTCAGCCGGGCAGCCGGTTCAAGCTGAATTCGATCTCTGGGCGGCGCGGCGTTTATTCTCGCTGCTCTTCGCCTACAAACAGCCCGTCGATCAGCAGGCCGACATCGACAGGGAGATCCTGCGCTGTCATGTCGGTCCGTTCCTGAAAGGCGGGAGGTGTTCTGCAGGCTCTCCCAGGTCACGGTGGCGTGACCCTGAGCGCTCAGCAGCAGCGGTTGGGTCAACAGAAGTTCACGGAACGATCAGCCTGCGGGCAGATGCAGGCGGACCTACAGAGAGGCCAGTGGCTCGGCATTCGGCCCGTTGGTCAGGTTGTAGATCTGCATCACGTCCATTTTGCCGTCAGGCCCGATCAGCTGATCGGCCGGGCTGCCTGCGCGGTCGACGTAGACGGTGTTTCTGTTGACGAACTGCGGCTGCTCGTAGGTTTCGGTGCCGTCTGACGGACGATGACCGGGTCGATCATCACCGCGGTTCGCTGAATCATGGCAATGCCGCCGAACGTCACCTGCTTGCCACTCGCACGCGCGCCCTCGCCGCGAATTTTGTCCATGGCTAGGCACGTGGCCCGTTCACGATGACAGCCCCGAACTCCTGCTTGAGGGTGGCGTCCATCTCGCTCCAGAGCTTGGCGGGGCAGGTGTTCAGGCACAGCGTACTCGAGAGACTCAATCGCCTCTACACTGCAAAGCATCTGCACCTGCCCCTCCTACCGGATCCATTGTGTCTATAAAGGAGTATTCAGTTCTAACGTATGATCTCGAATTCATAATAGGAACGCATTAGAGCACCTCGTAACCTCTGGCGACGCTAAAGCTTGGCGATCGATCATGCTGGAACGCACGAAAGTCACCCAGCTAGCTTTGCAGAGATTTTCCGGGCTGCACCGGGTCTGGCTGACCCAGGATATGCAGGTCGAAAAAGGCCATCACGCGGTTCCAGGCATCTACGCTCGCCACCGCATCAAAATTCCGGCCCGCCGTCGCAAACGAATGCCTGGCTGCCGGATAGGTTTTGATGTCGTGGGCGATGCCCGCTGCCGAGAGTTCGGCGTCGAGTATGCGGCCCTGTGAGGTGGTCGGGTCCTTCCCGGGAAAGCTGCCGACCACCGGGCACGCACGCCTGACGGCTTCGAGTGGCCGCGGATTGAAGCTGTAATACGGGGCCACTGCCTTGACCCGGTTGTCGGTACAGGCCAGGGCAATTGCCAGACTGCCGCCCATACAGAAGCCGGTGGCTCCCAGCCGCGTGCGGTCCACGCCGGGCAGGGCCGCCAGCATGCCCAGCGCCGCACGGGTATCGAGGACGCCCTGATGTTCCAGACTGTTCAGAAACATTCCTGACATCATGCGGGCCATGCAGACGGCGCGGTTCTGCTGCCCGAACAGATCGACCGCCAGCGCCAGGTATCCGGCCTGTGCAAACCGCCTCGCGACCGCTTTGATGTCTTCAGTGAGGCCGAACGCCTCGTGAATCACCAGCATGCCTGGCGCGGTCGCCTGCGTGACCGGACGGACCACGTAGGCTTCCAGCGTGCGGCCCTGCGTCTGGAACGAGAGGGTTTCTCCGGGGTCGGCATCGGGCGCGGTGCTCTGCAGCGTCATACCGGAGCATAGACCAGATGAGGAGCGGCACTCCGTAAGACTTGCCCCCGGGTCAGTCTGCCTGCGGGATTCCGGTCAGCGAAGAATGCCGTTCATCCAGGCGAACAGCTGCGCCAGATCGTAATCACCGCTGTGCGGGACGTTCCAGGGCAGCGCCAGATCGACATCTTTGCCCAAAGTTGCCGAGTTTTGTCGCCAGGATCATCGGGACCGCCAGCGAGGTCTCGCGGTCAGCCGTGCCCTGACGCGACCTGCGTCGCGCTGTCTACGATGTCGTTCATGGGATTCATCATCTTGACGGTCAGCGGGTCGGCCTGCGTGGCGCTCAAGGGAGACGGTGCAGCACGGCACAGGAAAAGTGCACAGGTAAGCTGACACGGTTCCCAGATGAGCGTGGCACACAGGCCCCTGGAGTCTGTGTGCCATGCGGGTTGTGTTGAAAGACGGGGCCTCTCCCCTGCCCC
The genomic region above belongs to Deinococcus sp. KNUC1210 and contains:
- a CDS encoding dienelactone hydrolase family protein — its product is MTLQSTAPDADPGETLSFQTQGRTLEAYVVRPVTQATAPGMLVIHEAFGLTEDIKAVARRFAQAGYLALAVDLFGQQNRAVCMARMMSGMFLNSLEHQGVLDTRAALGMLAALPGVDRTRLGATGFCMGGSLAIALACTDNRVKAVAPYYSFNPRPLEAVRRACPVVGSFPGKDPTTSQGRILDAELSAAGIAHDIKTYPAARHSFATAGRNFDAVASVDAWNRVMAFFDLHILGQPDPVQPGKSLQS
- a CDS encoding SGNH/GDSL hydrolase family protein gives rise to the protein MALGSSSTAGAGASTLAEGYVAQFTGMLHQLPAYRSAVVWNKGVGGDTLDAELARRAQDVYALNPTVVLLQSGMNDALQHRDVATFKRNLSGFVQELKAHRIQVVLLDSQYVPSLATNSEYHRFLKAVSEVGQEQRVPVLARYKLSVRLMAQANMTPGELVAQDQLHPNDFSHWCMARALADFFKPG
- a CDS encoding GGDEF domain-containing protein; the encoded protein is MAALSGTVWLVTSLVSLFTLGLGWLRPSYPGWRGWAVGHAALVLGLLVGFLRTEQTLLPSVLIGNGLVMTGMALFLSAFERFTGREPSSKVSGIHGLLIVTILLCLAVLTIFPSGTARFLLTSAYLLVMAWKLIRLIMGQFHQQPFLRKAYGLNLAVFGVVHLLTIPRLIMLAVGRHPEMMFGLNLPNILMYAAVLVMSVGGTFAFWILHEDRRRQELHALHNTLELLAYQDPLTQVLNRRGLWQAFEAKAQSKGYRPSVLVLLDINEFKEMNDQQGHAAGDQCLKRLAGVIREIAGPDDLIGRLGGDEFMVLLTGASETVSRQLTLLTDHLKEGGQGRLGFTVSFGHTTVEPWETLDEALHRADTLMYSSKAAHKEVVQARDGAGRGFSNEHSGEDPTPRYRKLIARRALRQES
- a CDS encoding alginate O-acetyltransferase AlgF, producing the protein MKLSVLKVLLASTFLSTASAQDTLYQAAPPPNASFVRVVNALSGSALKFSLAGSAFEAALASHEVGPYHMVPKGTPVLEVDGLRLQQALHLSAGRFYTVAVTGTRQKPALTVLSEAPNPNVAQVRIGLYNLSTSNVSLLTADGKATLFKNQGPLSVNTLNVNPVNVQLRVDRDSQTLTTLEATKLQVWQAYSVFVFDGSPMTASFVASTTKP
- a CDS encoding acyltransferase; the encoded protein is MTKTQLAGLDLLRFLAAFYIVVFHLGIHFSQAPLTLFFSRGPSATSLFFILSGFLLTTLYGRRPLDYAEQQRFIWRRATRILPPYLIGLGLMLVVQRFMYLPSSDVLMFLTMTQTWFVGSSHLLNVPAWSASCLMFFYLTFPVALKFWQRRSTPMLLGSLAGLWLLGMGMANVLVQHPLTFNADVWALYLHNNPLMRWPEFMLGMVTALLIERRAWTWRPRPALLWAGSGSVFLAMALLPRDTFAADNGIFAPLSLLLLLTALSSGERLSPWLNRIRARQIANSTLVLYMIHQPVQIAFRTLWKEPVLSGWHIAVYLCCVLILSVLIDHSFCRPVTRWLQTLSETNIALPRLPVVFRRRRVVHPLRHRTVQFESADD
- a CDS encoding MBOAT family protein codes for the protein MVFSSNVFLFLFLPVFLIVYYLLPTSWRSGWILTGSYALYAWWRVDFLWLLIAITLAAYWFGVQLGRQPDGPRRRGLLTASIVINLGALGYFKYANFGIESFNALTQTFGFHPFAWTKILLPIGLSFFIFHAISYVVDVYRREEPPTHKLLDFAAFIALFPHLIAGPVLKYNLLADQFRSRTHTLEKFSYGATRFMTGFAKKVLIADTIAPLVTASFAQTSPTLADSWLGALAYTLQLYFDFSGYSDMAIGLAAMMGFTFPENFNHPYISRSITEFWRRWHMSLSSWLREYLYISLGGNRKGRGRTYLNLWLTMVLGGLWHGANWTFVLWGMWHGSILVVERRMKEAKLWKPGPAWLTIPGTLLLVMLGWVMFRADSLPDALHMYRGMLGLNGVGLSDTLAWQIRGSELATMLIAAVLVYAAPLWGSRVGNVGRLLRPGLATAATVALLPLFVLAIMKLSAQSYTPFLYFQF
- a CDS encoding DUF6582 domain-containing protein, with protein sequence MSELSQQSREHLSDPSFAYIDSNGERHLPIHDEEHVRNAASRFSQTHFENDDARQSAARHIVAAARKHGVELADDDAVSRAAGSS
- a CDS encoding DUF1003 domain-containing protein, with the protein product MPDAQDDRVTQLIQENTAVNELLRQQAETGLTNLHRPIEQVGILLSRPTFIITSGVLFLLWIFLNLDLKFFSHHPWDEPPFFWLQGLIGALSLLVASTVLVSQARQAQLAEQRAQLQLQFIVLTEQRSAKTIQLLEELRRDLPNVIDRVDADAEVMQQPADPEAILDAMNTLADAGETALPPKDPS